TGGACAGGAAACCCAGCGGCCACACCAGGATCTGCAGCGCCACCACGCTTTCCGGGCCCTTCGCGACGAGTCCGAGGTAGAGGCCCAGCCACAGCAGCGCGAACCGCAGCAGCACCAGCAGCCCGAACGCGGCCAGCGCCGCGCCGAGCCCGTTGTGCCAGCGCCACCCGGTGGCGAGCCCGCACGCGGCGAGCACGACCAGCCCGGCCACCGAGTTGAGCAGGTCGGCCACCGCGCGGCCGGTGACCGGCGCGGACGCCGCCATCGGCAGCGAGCGGAACCGGTCGGTCGAGCCGCGGGCGACGTCGGTGGCGATGCCGGTGAAGGTGGTCTCGATGCCGAACGCCATGGCCAGCACGAACATCCCGGGCAGCAGGAACTCGCGGTAGTCGCCGGGGGCGGCCATCGCGCCGCCGAACAGGTACCCGAACATCACCAGCATCAGGACCGGGAACAGCAGCGACACGATCACGGCCGCGGGCTGTCGCGCCCAGTGCGCCAGCTCCCGGCGGGTCATGGTCCAGCCGTCGGCGATCGTCCAGCGCAGGGTGGTCATGCCGGCACCTCCTCGCGTGCGGTCAGCTTCAGGAACACCTCGTCGAGCGTGGGGCGGCGCAGGGTGAGGTCGGCGATGCCGATGCCGGCCTCGTCGTAGGCCGCGGCGAGCCCGGTCAGGTCGCGCACCCGGTCGGACACCGGCACGCTCAGCCCGCCGTCGGTCAGGTCGGCCGCCGCTCCGGTGACCCGGCTCGCCAGCGCCGCCGCAGCGGGCACGTCGGCCGCGTCCCGCAGGACCACCTCGACCCGGTCGCCGCCGATGCGGGACTTCAGCTGGGCCGGGGTGCCCTCGTCGACGATCCCGCCGTGGTCGAGCACGGCGATGCGCCCGGCGAGCTGGTCGGCCTCGTCCAGGTACTGCGTGGTGAGCAGCACGGTGGTGCCGTCGGCGACGAGTTCCCGCACCGCGGCCCACACCTCGCTGCGGCCGCGCGGGTCCAGGCCGGTGGTGGGCTCGTCGAGGAACAGCACCTCGGGCGAGCGCAGCAGCCCGGCGGCGAGGTCGAGCCGCCGCCGCATGCCGCCGGAGTACTGCTTCACCGGCTTCTCCCCCGCGTCGCCCAGCCCCATCCGGGCCAGCAGCTCGTCGGCCCGCTGCCGCGCCCGGCGCGCGCCGAGGTGGTAGAGCCGGCCGAACATCTCCAGGTTCTGCCGCCCGGACAGCACCTCGTCCACCGCCGCGTGCTGCCCGACCAGCCCGATCCGGTAGCGGACCTGCGCGGCCTGGCGGCGCGCGTCGAACCCCGCGACCAGGACCGTCCCGGCGTCGGGCCGCAGCAGCGTGGCCAGGATGCGCACGCAGGTGGTCTTGCCCGCGCCGTTGGGGCCGAGCAGGCCGAACACGGTCCCGGCGGGCACGGTCAGGTTCAGGTCGGCGAGCACGGTCTTGTCGCCGTAGCGCTTGCGCAGTCCCTCCGCGACCACGGCGTTTTCGCTGGTCAACACGCCCCTCCTTCTACTCCGTATGCCGTACGGACAATCTATCGTACAGCGTACGGAGTTCGTTACCGGCAGAATGGGCCCCGAGATGACCGAATTCAGCGCGAGTGGCGATCCGAAACGCAGCCTCGAGCTCCTCTGGGGGCTGCAGGAGCCGCCGTCGAAGGGGCCGAAGGCCCGGTTCACCGTCGAGGAGATCACCCGCGTCGCGATCAAGCTCGCCGACACCGCCGGCCTGGCCGCGCTGTCGATGCGGAAGGTCGCCGAGGAACTGGGCGCCGGCACGATGTCGCTCTACACCTACGTGCCCGGCAAGGCGGAACTGCTGGACCTGATGGTCGACGCGGTGGTCGGCGAGACCGCCCGCCCGGCCGAGGTGCCCGGCGGCTGGCGGGGCAGGCTGGCGCAGATCGCGCGCGAGAACGCCGCGGTGTACCGGCGGCACCCGTGGCTGCTGCAGGTCGCCACGAGCCGCCCGCCGATGGGCCCGAACGTGATCGCCAAGTACGACTACGAACTGCGTGCCCTGGAGGGCACCGGGCTCACCGACATCGAGATGGACCAGGTCCTCACGCTGGTGCTGGGGTTCGTGCACGCCGCCATGCGCGGCGTGGTCGAGGCCGAGCAGGCGGCGCGGCGCAGCGGCCAGAGCGACGTCCAGTGGTGGGAGTCCTACGCGCCGCTGCTGGAGAAGATCTTCGATCCCGAGCGTTTCCCGGTGGCCGCCCGCGTGGGCTCCGCCGCCGGCGAGGCCTACCAGGCGCCGTCCGACCCGCAGGCGTTCGAGTTCGGGCTGGCCCGCATCCTGGACGGCGTCGAGGCGCTCATCGCGTCGCGGTCGTGAGCTGCTGCGCCGGCACAACAGCGTGCGGGTCTTCTACCTGGCCGCCGCTTCCACCAGGTCGGCCAGCACGGGCTGCCACTGGGCAGCCGTGAGTTCGCTGAGGAGCCGCTCCGCCGGGGGGTCGCTGATGGACAACGGACAGTGGGTGTCCTCGCCCTCGACGAGGACGGAGCGCAGCTCGCGATGAGTGCGCAGTTCGTACACCCGGATCCGGTAGGTCGCTCGTGCCATCGGAACCGCGGTCGACCGGCCCACCATGGCGCCGTACCCACCGCACACCAGGTCCGCGGATCGCCGCTCGCTCTCGACGGTGCCGCAGGCCACCAGTTGCACCGCGGCGAGGTCTTCCGGGTTCGCCGCCGCCCAGTCGGATCGGTCCGGCATGTCGGGTCCGACCACGAAGAGCTCCCCGAACTCAGTGGGCATGAAGATCGCGACGGGGTGGGGCCCTGGACCGGTGTAGGGCGCGGCATCCTCGTAGGTGGTGCCGCCACAGGCCGTCTCCAGTTTGTACACCCGGTCGGGCAGGCCACCGCTGAGCGTCTTGATCGTGACAACCACGCCGGCCGCGACGAGCACGACCACCACCGCCAGGACGATCCTGCCCCGCGTCACACGTCGTTGAGTCATCGAGCGCAACCTTAGCGGCACGCCGGATCCCGAAACGTCAGAACGGGGTGCCGCACCACGGCGGAACCCCGGTGGCGAACAGGCTGTCCGCGCGCGGCAGCGCTCTGGGGTTCACCACGTCGAGCCGGCCCGCGGCGGCGAGTGCGCTGGGCACGCGGTCGCCGAGGTAGAGCATCGCCAGCGTCTCCGGGCCGGTCCGCAGGTCCGCGGCCGCGGTGGTGGGTTCGGCGCCGCCGGAGGTGATGCGGTAGCGGCCGGTGTTGGCGGGCAGCTGCGGGTCGGTCACCTCGATCACCACCGGTGCACCCGGTCCCCACGCGCGGGCGGCGAGCGCGGCCGGCACGTCGAGCAGCCGCAGCCACAGCTGGTCGTCCACGCCGGTCACCGCGCACGCGCGCGGGTCGGTGAGCATCGCGGGGAGCGGGTCGTCCAGCGGCCGCCCGGGGGCGCGGACCTCGGAGACCAGGTCGACCCGCAGCAGGAACCGCCACAGCCCGGCCAGCGCCGCGGCGCCCGTCGCGTGCAGGTCGCGGACCGTGAGCGCGGCGCCGAGGTTCGGCTGGTCGAAGGTGCGCAGGTCCTCGGTGCGGTAGAGCACGAAACCGTCGTCGCCGTGCGGTCCGGTGTGGACGGCGACCTGGTGCTCGCCGATCAGCCGGTCCCGCGCGTAGGACCACCACACCTCGGGCCGCTCGATCATCCCCGCCCGGTGCAGCCCCATCTCCGCGTACAGGCGGGGAACCAGCTCCTGCGCCTCGGCGGTGCCGAGCAGCCGCACCGTCCCGCCGGGCGGGGCGTCGGCGCGGAAGGCCGCCCGCGTGACGCGCAGGTTCTGGCTCCGGCTGGACATGCCGTAGCCGAAGCGCCCGTAGATGGTGGCCTCGCTGGCGTGCAGGACGGCCAGCACGTCGCCGCGGCGGGCGCAGTCGGCGAGCTGGGCGGCCATCAGCGCGGTGAGGATGCCGCGGCGGGTGTGGTCGGCGCGCACTCCGACGCCGTCCACGGCGGCGGCGGGAAGCGCTTTCCCGCCGGGCACGGCGAGCCGGTCGCGAAGGAGCCCGCGACGCCCACCGGTGCCCCGCCCGTGAACGCGCCGAATCGCCGCTCGGCGGGGAACGATGCCGCGCGGCGCGTCCACAGCTCGTCGGTGACGGTGACGTGCAGGGTCCGGCCGAGCAGCTCGAACGCCGCCCGCTCCTCCCCCGCCGCCAGCGGCCGGATTTCGAAGCCGGTCATGGTTCCGGTTGGGAGACCTCGTAGCCGCCCGCCGCGTCCCGCACCGTGATCGTCACCTTCTCCTTCTCGCCCGCGATGTCCACTGTGCACTCGAAGATGTGTCCGGCGACGACGTCCTCACCGGCCGGGCAGGACACCTCGCCGACGCCGCCGATCAGGTAGGACTCGGTGAGCACCCGCCGGACGCCGTCCTGCACCTGCGCGGCGTCGAACACCCGCCGCACCGGGGTGAGGCTCGCCGCTGTCGTGGGCGACGACGTGGTAACCGGTGGCGGGGTGGTCGGTGCGGGGCGCTCCGGGGCACTGTCGCATCCGGACAGCAGGAGCGCGGCGCAGGCGAGCGCCACCGTGGTCCGCACCAATCACCCCCGGAACGAGCTTCTCAGAAGTGTGTACCA
The window above is part of the Amycolatopsis thermoflava N1165 genome. Proteins encoded here:
- a CDS encoding GNAT family N-acetyltransferase, whose amino-acid sequence is MPGGKALPAAAVDGVGVRADHTRRGILTALMAAQLADCARRGDVLAVLHASEATIYGRFGYGMSSRSQNLRVTRAAFRADAPPGGTVRLLGTAEAQELVPRLYAEMGLHRAGMIERPEVWWSYARDRLIGEHQVAVHTGPHGDDGFVLYRTEDLRTFDQPNLGAALTVRDLHATGAAALAGLWRFLLRVDLVSEVRAPGRPLDDPLPAMLTDPRACAVTGVDDQLWLRLLDVPAALAARAWGPGAPVVIEVTDPQLPANTGRYRITSGGAEPTTAAADLRTGPETLAMLYLGDRVPSALAAAGRLDVVNPRALPRADSLFATGVPPWCGTPF
- a CDS encoding ATP-binding cassette domain-containing protein encodes the protein MTSENAVVAEGLRKRYGDKTVLADLNLTVPAGTVFGLLGPNGAGKTTCVRILATLLRPDAGTVLVAGFDARRQAAQVRYRIGLVGQHAAVDEVLSGRQNLEMFGRLYHLGARRARQRADELLARMGLGDAGEKPVKQYSGGMRRRLDLAAGLLRSPEVLFLDEPTTGLDPRGRSEVWAAVRELVADGTTVLLTTQYLDEADQLAGRIAVLDHGGIVDEGTPAQLKSRIGGDRVEVVLRDAADVPAAAALASRVTGAAADLTDGGLSVPVSDRVRDLTGLAAAYDEAGIGIADLTLRRPTLDEVFLKLTAREEVPA
- a CDS encoding DUF4333 domain-containing protein, producing MRTTVALACAALLLSGCDSAPERPAPTTPPPVTTSSPTTAASLTPVRRVFDAAQVQDGVRRVLTESYLIGGVGEVSCPAGEDVVAGHIFECTVDIAGEKEKVTITVRDAAGGYEVSQPEP
- a CDS encoding ABC transporter permease encodes the protein MTTLRWTIADGWTMTRRELAHWARQPAAVIVSLLFPVLMLVMFGYLFGGAMAAPGDYREFLLPGMFVLAMAFGIETTFTGIATDVARGSTDRFRSLPMAASAPVTGRAVADLLNSVAGLVVLAACGLATGWRWHNGLGAALAAFGLLVLLRFALLWLGLYLGLVAKGPESVVALQILVWPLGFLSNVFVSPGTMPGWLGAIADANPLSATAAATRELFGNPGWDSGGWFAEHALLLAVLWPAAMIAVFLPLSVRRYRRLSR
- a CDS encoding TetR/AcrR family transcriptional regulator, with product MTEFSASGDPKRSLELLWGLQEPPSKGPKARFTVEEITRVAIKLADTAGLAALSMRKVAEELGAGTMSLYTYVPGKAELLDLMVDAVVGETARPAEVPGGWRGRLAQIARENAAVYRRHPWLLQVATSRPPMGPNVIAKYDYELRALEGTGLTDIEMDQVLTLVLGFVHAAMRGVVEAEQAARRSGQSDVQWWESYAPLLEKIFDPERFPVAARVGSAAGEAYQAPSDPQAFEFGLARILDGVEALIASRS